CCGTCGACGAGGTCGAGGCGGCCGCACGCCGCTACATCGAGCAGGACGGGGCCTCGGCCGTCATGGTCAAGGCCCAGGTCAAGACCGGCGGTCGCGGCAAGGCCGGCGGGGTCAAGTACGCCCCCTCGGTCGACGCCGCCCGCGAGCACGCCGGCAACATCCTCGGGCTCGACATCAAGGGCCACACCGTCAACGTGGTCTACATCGAGCCCGCGTCGGACATCGCCGAGGAGTACTACCTGTCAGTGATGCACGACCGCGTCAACAAGGGCGAGCTGATCATCTGCTCGAAGGAAGGCGGTGTGGAGATCGAGGAGGTCAACCGCACCAACCCCGAGGCGGTGGTCAAGCGCACCGTGCTGCCCTCCGAGCGCGAGAACGGGCTGCCCCGCGAGCTCGCGCGGGAGATCATGTCCGAGGCGAAGATGCCCGAGGACGTCCGTGATGAGGCCGCGGACCTGCTGGTGCAGCTCTTCGACGCCTACCTCGCCGAGGACGCCACCCTCACGGAGATCAACCCGCTCATCAAGACCGAAGACGGGCGCATCATCGCGCTGGACGCCAAGGTCACGCTCGACAACAACGCCGCGTTCCGCCACGACGGCTACGAGGAGTGGCAGATCGAGGGCATCGACAACGACGACCCGCTGGAGGCCGAGGCCAAGGCCAAGGGCATCCAGTACGTCAAGCTCGACGGCAACGTCGGCGTGCTCGGCAACGGCGCCGGCCTGGTGATGGCCACCCTCGACGTCGTGGCGCAGAACGGCGGGCGGGCCGCGAACTTCCTCGACGTCGGCGGTGGCGCGTCGGCCGACGCGATGGCCGAGTCCCTCGGCCTCGTGCTCAAGGACCCCGACGTCAAGAGCGTGTTCGTCAACATCTTCGGTGGGATCACGCGCGGCGAAGAGGTCGCCAACGGCATCGTGGAGGCCACCAAGCGCCTCGGGGACTTCCCACAGAAGCTCGTCGTGCGCCTCGACGGCACCAACGCCGAGGAGGGCCGCCGGATCCTCGAGGAGGCGGACCTGCCCAGCGTCGTGTCGAGGCCGACGATGCAGGAAGCCGCCGCCGAGGCCGTCCGACTGGCGAGCGAGGCCTGAGCCGACCGACGAGCCGCACCCCGGGCACGGGGTGCCGACAACGCCCACCAGCGGCGTGAGGAGCAACTCGTGAGCATCTTCATCGACGAGAACACGAAGGTCGTCGTCCAGGGCATCGGGTCCCAGGGCACGTTCCACGCCAAGCGCAACCAGGCCTACGGCACCAAGGTCGTCGCCGGCACGCACCCGAAGAAGGGCGGCACGACCTGGGAGGGCCTCGACGTCCCGGTCTTCGCCACCGTCAAGGAGGCCGTGTCCGAGGCCGGCGCCAACACCTCGATGGTGATGGTCCCCGCACCCTTCACCAAGGACGCGATCCTGGAGGCCTACGAGGCCGGTATCCAGACCATCGTCGCCATCACCGAGGGGGTGCCGGTCCACGACATGACCGAGGTGTTCGACGTGGTCGTGCGCCGCGGCGGCGTCCGGCTGATCGGCCCCAACTGCCCGGGCCTGATCAGCCCCGGCAAGTCCAACGTCGGCATCATCCCGACCGACATCACCCAGCCGGGCAAGGTCGGGCTCGTGTCGCGCTCGGGGACGCTGACCTATCAGATCATGCACGAGCTGAACGAGGCCGGCATCGGCATCTCCACCTGTGTCGGCATCGGCGGCGACCCGGTCATCGGCACGCAGTTCCTCGATGTCATCAAGGCCTTCGCGGACGACCCGGAGACCGAGGCGATCGCGTTCGTCGGCGAGATCGGCGGCTCCGAGGAACAGATCGCCGGCGAGTGGATCCGCGACAACATCCCCGACACGCCGGTGGTCGGCTACATCGCCGGTTTCGAGGCGCCTCCGGGCAAGCAGATGGGCCACGCCGGCGCGATCGTCAAGGAAGGCGGGCCGAGCGGCGAGTCCGCGGCGGAGAAGAAGGAGATCCTCGAGGGCTACGGCATCGCCGTCGCCATGAACCCCTCCGAGGCCGCCCAGCTGATGATCCAGCGCCTGAACGCCTAGCTCCCGGGCCTTCGCCGCCCTGCTGCACCCGCGCCCCGGTCGATGCTCGGCCGGGGCGCCGGCATGTCACGCGGTGCCGAGCCGCGCGTCGTCGGACACCGGCATGCCGGGCAGGTCCGCCTCGGTGCGTGGCTGCGTGCGCGTGCCCTCGTCCTCGTCGTCCTCGTCGAGGTCCTCGAGGTGAACGACGCGGTCACGGCCGGCGCGCTTGGCGGCGTACAGGGCGCGGTCGGCGCCGGCGATCAGTTCGGCGCGGTCCAGCGCCGTCCCGACGGTGGTCGCGATCCCGAACGACGCGGTCACGGTGCCGAGGTCGCGGCCGTCCTCCGACTCGAACTCCAGGGCCCGGATGGCGTCGCCCAGCCGCTCGCAGGCGCGGCGGGCCTCGGGTGCCGAGGTGTCGACCAGGATGACCGCGAACTCCTCGCCGCCGTAGCGGCACACGACGTCGCTGGTGCGCAGCAGGTCCTGCGCCCGCCGCGACACCCCGACCAGCACCGCGTCACCGGTGGGATGTCCGTAGGTGTCGTTGATCCGCTTGAAGAAGTCGAGGTCGAACAGGGCGACGGACAGCACGCGCTGTTCGCCGAGGTCGGAGCTGCGCGACACGCGTGACAGCTCGGCGGTCAGCCGCTGCTGCAGGTAGCGGTGATTGGGCAGGCCAGTCAGCCCGTCCGTGGTCGCCATGGACCGCAGGTCGGCCTGCAACCGGGCGTTGTCCAGCAGCAGCGACGCCTCGTCGGCGAGCAGGCTCAGCCGCCGCAGGTCCCCGCCGCGCAGCGACGGGGCACCCAGCAGCGGCTTGTTCACCTCGGCGCTGATGACGGCCAGGAGCCGGCCGTCGATTCGCAACGGCAGTAGGGCCAGCGGGGCGTCGGGTCCGTGCGCACGCTGCAGGACGCCCGGGCGCACGTCGTTGCGCTTGACCAGCGTCGGCGTGTCGCGCTCCACGGCGGTGGCGATGGGATGCTCGGAAGGGGAGAGCAGGGCGGCTTCCTCGACGGCGTCGCCGCCGCCGTGCCCGGCCTGCGCCACCGGCTTCAGGCGTCCCTCGTGGGTCAGCCAGACGACCGCACCGCGGTAGTCGAGCTGGTCGACCATGGTGGTCGCCAACGCCTCGCAGACGCGGTCAACGCCACGTCGCGGGTCGAGTTGCCGGGTGACCTGGCGCAGCATCGTGAGGTCGGTCAGCCAGCGGCGCAGGTCGCGCTCGGTGACGCCGTTGAGCACCCCCACCAGGCCGGTGACCGCCCACAGCCCCAGCAGCAACCAGACGGCGCGCAGGTCCGGGTCCAGCGCCAGCGCGAGGCTGCCGTCGACGGGCCGCACGGCGTCGACCGCCTGCGGCAGGGTCGGCGGGTCGACCGAGCGCACCCACAGCAACGCGATACTGAGCACGGCAGCGATCCGCACGCCACCGCCCCACCCGAACACGAGCGTGACGGCGACGGCCTCGGCCAGCACCAGCCAGGCCAGCGGGCTCGCGATACCGCCGGTCACCGCCAGCACCACCGCGATCGCGGCGGCGTCCATCAGCGCGGTCAGTTCGATGACCGCGGGCAGGGCGTCCCGGCGCTGCGAGGCGATCAGGCTGACGGCGTTGACGACGAGGTGACCGACGGCGACGGCCACCAGTAGCGAGGCGCCGGCGGGATCGACGAGGTCGCGACCCAGCGTGGCGAGGTACAGGGCGAAGACCGCCAGGGCCAGCAGCCGACCGACCGTGACCGCGCGCAACCGCGCTCCGCGAGTGACGTCGTCAGAGGCGGTGGCGCTCACGGACTCCCTCCTGGCCGGGCTCCCCGGACACCGACATGGGTAGCAGACCAGGACGGAAGCGGCGCTGAAGCGCCAGGTAGCTGGCCAGTGCCAGGACCAGACCGATCGGGACACCGAAGTTGCGCACCGGCGCCGGCAGCGTCTCGATCGCTCGCCGCGCCTCGTTCAGCAGCGCACCGCCGGCCTCGCCGGCGCGCGACAGCCGTTCCCCGATACCGCCACTCAGCACGTCTGGCGACTGAGGCGTTCCCGCGGCCGCGACCGGGGTCCCCTGGTCGGATTCAGCGTCGTTGCCGTCCGCCGTGTCCGCGGCGTCGGCGGCGTCGGCGGCTTCCGACACCGCGGCGGGGGCGGGACTGGGCGACGGCGGGGTCGTGTCCGGGCCAGCGGCGAGGTCCTCGGGCGGCAGGGCCGGCGGGGGCACACGCGTCCCGGCGCGCTCCGCGGGCGTCTCCGATGGGCGTGGCGCCGGCGAGCTCGGCCGGTCCGACGGCGAGGGGCGCGTGGGCTGCTCGGTGGCGGGCGGCGTCCCGTCACCGCCGACCGGCGTCCGACTGCGGGTCAGCGGCGTCTCCGAGCTGCTGCGCTGCTGCGCGCCGCCGGGGCCGGAGGTGTTGGTGCGCGCGTCGGCCTTCACGGTGCCCTTCGCGGCATCGGCGACGGCGTTCCCACGCGTCTGCGTGGTGGTCTTCTTCCCGTCGGGTCCGGTGACCTGGGTCTTCGTCTTCACCGACACCTTGACCGAGTCCGCGCCGACCTGGTCGTTCCCCTTGCCGTTGCCCTTGGCCTTGCCGTTGCCGTTGGCCTTTCCGTTCGCGGCGCCCTTGGCCGCGGCCTTGCCGGCGTTGCCCTTGCCGTTGTCGGTCCGTACCTCGACACGGGTGCGCACCTTGCCGTCGACCTCGATGCGCACCTCGACCCGGCCGTTGCCGTTGTCCTTGATGCGAACCTGCGCGTTCGACGGCGCGTCCGCGAGCAGCTTGTCGATCTGCCCGTCGACGCCCAGGTCGGCAAGTGCGCGCAGGGCCGCGCGTGTGAGCTCGTCGTGGGACGACTGCACGGCCGCTCGGCCGTTGCCGTTGTCGGCGTGGCCGGCGACGGGGAAGCCGACGAGCAGCACGACCAGCAGGGCCAGCGAGAGAAGTCTCGCCGTCCGGAATCCGGGTCGTGAAGGCAGCATCGGCTCGAGGGCCCCCGTGGTCGGCACGTGGCCTCGCAATCGGCACCTGCGAGACCCACTTGAGCGTCCGTGCGAGATGCGCACGATCGATGAATTTCGGAACTCTAGCCCGGCCTCCGAAGCGCAATCGCGATGGGCGCCACGCATCGCCAGATGCGAGCGGAAGCGCGGGCATGACACCGCGGCGCATCGGCTCCGCCGCGGTGCGGCAGCGGCAGCGCGGGCACCTCCGCCTCGACGGCCGGAACGAAACGGACCCCCGGCTGGGGGGCCGGGGGTCCGTTCAAACCGGGACGCGCGGGGCACGGCGTCGACCGGCTGTGAGCGCCCTTGGGGGAAGGGTGTGCTCACTGGCGCGCCACCCGATGGGGCGTCGGGAATGATCGGCGCGCACTGGCGGTCAGGGGCGGACCGCCTACACGTGATTCAACGCGTCTCCCGCGGCGAGGGTGCCCGTCCGTGCGT
This is a stretch of genomic DNA from Egicoccus sp. AB-alg2. It encodes these proteins:
- the sucC gene encoding ADP-forming succinate--CoA ligase subunit beta; the encoded protein is MDLVEFQGKQLFRRNGVPVPPEGTACRTVDEVEAAARRYIEQDGASAVMVKAQVKTGGRGKAGGVKYAPSVDAAREHAGNILGLDIKGHTVNVVYIEPASDIAEEYYLSVMHDRVNKGELIICSKEGGVEIEEVNRTNPEAVVKRTVLPSERENGLPRELAREIMSEAKMPEDVRDEAADLLVQLFDAYLAEDATLTEINPLIKTEDGRIIALDAKVTLDNNAAFRHDGYEEWQIEGIDNDDPLEAEAKAKGIQYVKLDGNVGVLGNGAGLVMATLDVVAQNGGRAANFLDVGGGASADAMAESLGLVLKDPDVKSVFVNIFGGITRGEEVANGIVEATKRLGDFPQKLVVRLDGTNAEEGRRILEEADLPSVVSRPTMQEAAAEAVRLASEA
- the sucD gene encoding succinate--CoA ligase subunit alpha, which codes for MSIFIDENTKVVVQGIGSQGTFHAKRNQAYGTKVVAGTHPKKGGTTWEGLDVPVFATVKEAVSEAGANTSMVMVPAPFTKDAILEAYEAGIQTIVAITEGVPVHDMTEVFDVVVRRGGVRLIGPNCPGLISPGKSNVGIIPTDITQPGKVGLVSRSGTLTYQIMHELNEAGIGISTCVGIGGDPVIGTQFLDVIKAFADDPETEAIAFVGEIGGSEEQIAGEWIRDNIPDTPVVGYIAGFEAPPGKQMGHAGAIVKEGGPSGESAAEKKEILEGYGIAVAMNPSEAAQLMIQRLNA
- a CDS encoding diguanylate cyclase produces the protein MSATASDDVTRGARLRAVTVGRLLALAVFALYLATLGRDLVDPAGASLLVAVAVGHLVVNAVSLIASQRRDALPAVIELTALMDAAAIAVVLAVTGGIASPLAWLVLAEAVAVTLVFGWGGGVRIAAVLSIALLWVRSVDPPTLPQAVDAVRPVDGSLALALDPDLRAVWLLLGLWAVTGLVGVLNGVTERDLRRWLTDLTMLRQVTRQLDPRRGVDRVCEALATTMVDQLDYRGAVVWLTHEGRLKPVAQAGHGGGDAVEEAALLSPSEHPIATAVERDTPTLVKRNDVRPGVLQRAHGPDAPLALLPLRIDGRLLAVISAEVNKPLLGAPSLRGGDLRRLSLLADEASLLLDNARLQADLRSMATTDGLTGLPNHRYLQQRLTAELSRVSRSSDLGEQRVLSVALFDLDFFKRINDTYGHPTGDAVLVGVSRRAQDLLRTSDVVCRYGGEEFAVILVDTSAPEARRACERLGDAIRALEFESEDGRDLGTVTASFGIATTVGTALDRAELIAGADRALYAAKRAGRDRVVHLEDLDEDDEDEGTRTQPRTEADLPGMPVSDDARLGTA